GCCACTACAGAATGGCGAGGCAAGCCCGCCACTACAGAATGGCGAGGCAAGCGCGAAAGTTAATCAAATAATATCCCATGTCGAAAGTTTTCATAGTAGAACCAACTCTATTAGAACTTACAGTAGCGTCTGCGCTACCTATTTCTAACGGGGCAAAGATTTTCTCCGTTCCCCTTTAAATTATCTCTTGACTATTGCCAAATATATTATATAATGATAATGAAAACCATTTTCATTAAGGAGAATAAAATGTATGGAAGAAGGCAAGAAAGAGCGCATTTTTTCAGGCATCACGGTTTTAGGTGCACGTTACCGAGAGAAGTTATCTTAGATATTTTGTATAAAACAAAGAGCCATCTTTCTGCTGAAGATATATATTTCAAAATACATCCTTTACATCCACAAATAGGATTGACGACTGTTTACAGAACGCTTGATTTGTTAAGTAGAATGGGGGCAATAACGAAATTTGATTTTGGCGATGGTAAAGCAAGATATGAACTTATTAAAACAGGGAATGATTCACACCATTACCATCTCGTGTGTCGTAAATGTAACAGGGTTGTTGATTATTCGGATTTTGTAAAAGAAGAAACTCGTTTGATAAAAGAAATTGGAAAGGAACTTTCTAAAAAATATAACTTTAAAATAGATTCCCATCAGATTCATTTTCAGGGTTTATGTAACAAATGCCGATAACAACAATGTGGATTGCGGATTGCAGAATGCGGATTTAGGAATTTGGATTAAATGCATACGGAAATAAGAACAGATAATATGTAATCCGCAATCTGAAATCTAAAATTCGAAATGGAGAGAGGGGAGGTGAATAATTATGCCAGGTGGAGACAGAACAGGTCCTGGTGGAATGGGGCCAATGACAGGAAGAGCTGCGGGTTACTGTGCCGGCTATTCTGTGCCCGGTTATGCAAATCCCGTTGGAGGTAGAATGGGATTTGGTGGGGGCGGAGGTTTTGGCAGAGGTAGAGGTTTTGGTCGTGGTTTCGGACGTGGCTTTAGAGGGGCCGCCTATGGTTACGGAGTTCCTTATAATCCGGTTGCCTATGGTAGTGGTTATCCATATGCTCCGGAGTTAACTGCGCAACAGGAAGCAGACATGCTTAAAGACCAAGCTAAGGCGATGCAGGATGAAATGGAAGCTATAAACGAACGCATCAGTGAATTAA
This genomic interval from bacterium contains the following:
- a CDS encoding DUF5320 domain-containing protein encodes the protein MPGGDRTGPGGMGPMTGRAAGYCAGYSVPGYANPVGGRMGFGGGGGFGRGRGFGRGFGRGFRGAAYGYGVPYNPVAYGSGYPYAPELTAQQEADMLKDQAKAMQDEMEAINERISELTAAAKKSK
- a CDS encoding transcriptional repressor, with protein sequence MYGRRQERAHFFRHHGFRCTLPREVILDILYKTKSHLSAEDIYFKIHPLHPQIGLTTVYRTLDLLSRMGAITKFDFGDGKARYELIKTGNDSHHYHLVCRKCNRVVDYSDFVKEETRLIKEIGKELSKKYNFKIDSHQIHFQGLCNKCR